AGCGGTAGCGCGTCCTTGAACTTGGAGACTAGAGCGTGGGCGATGAGGCCTGGCGCCGGAAGCCCAGAGGGAATCACCTGTTCGGTCACGTCAGCGAGCGCGATACCGTCGCCTCAAGGGCGGCAGCCGAGCTTCGGACTCTCCTCACGGATCACCTTGAAGCTCGCCGCGACGAACTCAAGCGTTTCGCTGCACTTCTCGCCGAGCTTGACCTTCTCCTTGCCGCACCGCTCGCACACGCGTGGGGCCGCGGGCGGCTCATGGGTGCGCACCTCGCGCGGATGCTCGGGAGGAAACGGGGGGACCCATGCCCCTGCTTCTTCGGCTCGGTGTCGGGCCCGGCTTGGCGTCATCGCAGACGGAAGGCGCCGGTGGTACAGAGGTAGAATCGGTCGCAGTACCATACGCTGGCTCCCCGAGCTGACCCAGGAGCAGAGAGAGCTGGTCGGACTTGCGGCCGAACTGCTGGCGTAGGAGCTTCATCAGCCGCATCTGCAACGCGTTGTTCTAGACATCCATCTGCGCGAGGAGGCCGACGACCATCTCGAAGACGTCGCCTTCGCGGCCTTCGGCGAGCACCTCCTTTAGGTGCGAGGCGACTCTGTCGATGTTGGTCCTGCCTCCACTGCTCATAGCGGGCAATTTTGCTCAACTTCGAGAGGCGTGCAGGCGTTCGTGGAGCACGCTAGGGAACGCTGTGGGAGCCTTCACAGGTGGCGTCCAGCGGGGCCGTCGCCGCACGCCGCGCCTTTGAGCATCAGCGGGAGCTCAGCCGCCTCGATCTCGACGTGCATCGTTCCGACGGCGGGCCCGTGCGGCATATGGAACACGTCGCGCTCAAGCCGCTTGTAGATCAGCAGCCAGCCGTGGCGATCCCGTGAGAGGGGCTCTTCACGCGATCGCCGCGCGGTTGAGGATGGCGACGACGTGGCCACTCAGCGGGACCCTACATCTTGCGTCCAGACAGGACTGGACGCGGGACTCCGAATCCTCCGGTCGGGCGAACGACGGGCGGCGGTCGAACGGTTTGAATGGCCCTGGCTTGCTGGTCAGCCGTCGATCTTCCGATCGATCTCGAGTGCTGGCCGAAAGCCAGGGACGCATCTTGACGACAGCGCCAAAGTCTGGCACATTCAGGCCGACCAGTCAGATCTATTTCTCGCTGTAACCGCAGCCGTTGCTCTCCCGGGGGAAGCATGGATTCGCGCTATTCGGTTAGAGAATGGATGTTTCGTGCTGCCTCTAGCTTGGCGGTAGTTCTTCTCGCGTCGTGCGCGAACGAAACGCACGACCAGCGCAAACGAGCTTCGGGCGTTGACCCTTCCGTGCGGTCTAGTCCGTTGTCCGATCGCGAACCCGAGGTGTCGATCGGCTGGAATTCGAGCGGCCTGCTGGTCGGCCATCGTGGGGGGCCGCCAGATCAGGTCGGGTCGAACTGGAGTCCAACTGAGCTAGCTCGAATCATCGGTAGGCCCGATGACCCGGAGGGCGCGGAGCGAACCGGCTGGAGTTACGGAGGCATTTTTTCCGGCGAAAGGGACGGGGTCCGCTTCGATACGCCATTCACGGAGCTTTCTGACCTTCGCTCATTTACGGTCGAAGCAACCTTTCTTGCATCCAGAGTCGATGAACGCCGCCCCGTCGTTCGCGGCGACAACTTTGCGTTATCGATCATCGAGGGCGAGGTCGAGGCGGCGATCGTCTCGGCCGGACACTGGTGGACGGTTCGCTGGTCGGATGCGCCCATTCGCGCGGGCGAATGGGTCACCGCGCAACTTTTCCACTCGGGCGAAAGCCTGAGCGTGATCGTCAACGGCGTCGCGGCACAGGCTCTCGACGCTCCGAGGCCGGTTCCGGGAGACCAGCTATTTCGAATTGCAGTCGGGCCCCGCCAATCGGAGCGGGGCGGATATCCCTACATTGGACCCGAATCTCCGTTCATCGGTGTCGTCCAGAGCGCCAAGGTCTGGGTGCCAATCGGGTCGCCTGCATCCACGGTTCTTGACCTCACCCCCAAGGCCGACGGCCGATTGCCCGAGATCGATCAACAGCTCACTGTCCAAGGTGATTGGAATCCTAGCAAGCTACCCTACGCTCCCGGGCATGCGGATGCCGGAACGAGTTTCTATTTCGACCAAAAGGGTTGGCTGAAACTTGAGGATGAAAACGGAGTCCTGAGAAGCGCCTTCGATTCGACCCTCTCCATGTGGATCATGACCCTGGATGACAGCCCTTCCACGATCATTCGGTCCAACCACTTGAGAGTATGGTCGGCAGACGGAATCCTTCGAATGGAGGTTGGATCCCAGGGAACGGCGTCAATCGGTCGAGTCCTCGAGCGAGGGAAGTGGCATCACCTCACCTTTACCGCCACGATAGACCGGATCCGAGCCTACGTCGATGGAGTCTACCGAATGGACTTGAACGTGGGCCTCCCATCCGGAACTGACGAGTACCTCATCGGAGCCGACCTGTTGGGAGAGGGCCTGTTCTCGGGGTACATCGAACAGGTCCGGATGTGGGATCACATTCGCATACCGCGTGGCCCAATTGCACTTCTTGAGTTCGATCCTTGGGGCGCGCCGGTCGATTACGGAAGGAGCACTAGCAACTGGACCCATCACGGTGGATACCTTGGTGGACCCGGGCCCTCGAAATACGAGCCGCTTCCTGGAGTCGCCAGGTTGAATCGGTCGACATTCCGCCGCTATTGTCCGATGAACCTCGAGGGCGCACATACGTTGATGATCGACCTGACGTTGGCCGAGCCCCCCGATATCCCGGGTCTACCTACTCGAGTTCCATTATGGCAGGGAGGCAACTTCTCCCTCGGGGTTGCGGACGGCAGACTACGTCTCATCGTGGACGGAACCGAAACAGTCGGCACAATCCCGTTTGAATACGGTGTTCGAGCCGAGGTTGTAGTCGTCTTCGACGGTTGGAATGCCGAAGTTTATGTGAATGGAGAGCTCGATTCTCGTGCCAGGGTTGGTAGGGGTTGGTTCTTCGGAATGAGTGATGATTGCTCCGTTGGCGGCTTTGACGGGCTACTATTCAGGGCAGGATACTGGAACGAGGCAGTTCGGCCCGTCGATCCAATTAACACTCATCGGGCGCTTCTCGCCGGTGCTTTGAGCCCGGAGGCGATCATGCTGCGTCCGAGCTCGGACGACCTTGAGTGGACTTCCGGGATGAAAGAGCATCCGGCCGCCGCGTTTCTTGTATTCAAAGATGTTCAGCCCGCAGAGGCCGAACAGCCCCCACGATGAGGCCTCGGTTGGTCGAGATCTTCGAGCAGCTGAAGAACTCATTCTATGTGCACGAGCATGCTACAGTGACGCAGGTCACGAGCCTCCTCGCTCAGGAAATCGTCGCAGAGGCGGACCGAGTTTGGGATTCGCCCGCAGAGCTCTACGAATGGTTGCGATCTGCACGCACCAGGTTCTCCAAGTTCGAGACCACATTCTGGGAGTACTTCGGCCCGTATCATGCTCTCAGGCTGGCCGAAGGTGGCACGGCTGGGGGCGAAAGCGCGTATTTGGATTCCGTTTGGAGGAATCCATTCGTGGACGCCGGAGGGCGGCGAGAAGATCTCCCGACCATCAGTCCATGGAGAAACCCCGAAGGTACCTTCAGAAGGGGAGATTACCAGTACTTGGCCATGGAGCGATGGTTTGAACATGTCAACTCAGTGTTCGATCGTGTTGAATTCGAGGTGATCCGCACGTTCGCCGGAGTGGAAATCCTTCGCGCCATCGGATATGCCGCCGAGGGAGACCGCTTTCTGTGGAACAGTGAGTACGCCAAAGCGGTCGATAGCTATCGGCAGGCGCAACTGCACCTCGCTAACAGCAGACCGGCCGATGTCGAGTATACTGGATTTGTTCTTCAAATCCGTTGCTGGGCCTGCCTCGATAGACCTCTCAAGATCCGGTATGAGGGCACTAATCTCGGCGAAGAGATGCAGCGAGTTGGAGGATATCTCCCTTTCGCAATTGCAGGAGCCTTGCGCGAAGAAGCGATGGAAGAGCGCTCCTCCGCCGAAAGCAACTTCGCTGAGGCAGTGGCCGAGATCAATCTGCCGAGGCCGTATTCGTCCTATCTCGATCCTGCGAGAAGCACAACGGCCTGGACCGATGTTGCAACCACCTACCTCGAAAAGGGCGAGCAACTTTTCCGTGCCGGCAACGTCGAAGACTCTATCCGAGCCCTTCGGGGGGTGTTCCGCGCTTCGTATTCGCGAAACGTCGGAGATGGAATGGCCGAGCTGCCCGAGGTTCGGATGACGAGCACTGGGATCATCGCGGTTCGTTCGCGAGCGGTCTCCCTGGTCCACCAAATCCGTAACGGAATAACTCCCTTCGGGTTCAATTCGGATTACCTTCCTCCTGGTTCTGCCGAAAGCCAATACTTGAGGGCAATGAATTCGTTGCGGAAGGCAATCGAAGTTACCAATCTGTACGTGGAGTATCGAAAGAATTTTCATGACAATCAAGATATCCTGACTCCTCTTGGTAGAGAGCGTACCGATACCCTGGCCGAATTGGAGGGAACGCTCATTCCTGCGTTCGGAGCCAAAAAGGACGACCTCGAGAGAGCGCGCAAGGAGCTTGAGAAGGCAAAACGGGAGTTGGAGCGAGTTCGCAAGACCGCGGCGCGCGACTACGTTCTTGATCTGGCGGGGAAGTTTTATGCTCCCCTCGGTAAGTGGGCGGGCGGCAAAGAGTACAAAGGTTGGACTGGCCTCACATCGGCGCTGACCACCACTGGGTGGATCGGGATGGTCGAAGTAGTAGCGACTGGCTTCCTAAAATTTGACTCATCGGTCAAAAAGACGATCGAAGCCGCGGAAAAGGTCGTTCGTGAGCGCGAGGCGGCCGTCCGAACGGCACAGGCGGTCTTGGAGCAGGCTGGTGCCGCATGGCGGAAGGCTGTGGCTAGATCGATTCAGATTGAGGACCTACTTCGACTTGGTGGCCTTGAGGACGGCGACATGACTGCTGCCTGGTGGCTCAAGCGTTCGTCGGAAATGAAGGATCTCGCGCAGAGATGGATCGATCGAGCGGTGACCGACGTCTGGTTGTACCAGCAGGCCATTGAGAAGATGCTCGACGCCGGGGTCCGGCCCCTTTCCTATGACGAACGCGGCCGTGGCGGCGAGTGTGTCAGTAACCCGTTCTCCACAAGCTGGGTGGAGGATGGTCAGAATCTCGAATACCTGCTCGGCTGCCTGGAAAGGTTTTACGGGCAAAGGAGGCCTGAATTCCACCCCAACCAGCTCGAGATTAGCGTCCGAGACCATGTGGATGCGTTGGCATGGGAGGCATTCAGGCAGGGGATGACGGACGGAAAGCTCGAGATGAATCTCGATTTGGAGGAGCTCGAGCGATCTTTTCCGACTGGAATCCACATGATGACTAGGAGCGTGAGACTCAAGGTTCGGTACTCCCTGCCGCTCGGCGTGACGAACTATCGATCAATGCCCGTGACCTTGAGTGCAGATCCTGTCTCGTACGTGAGAATCTTCGATCCGGAGGACAACTACGCTCCAAATAGCCCTCCCATCGTAACTTCAGAAGAATGGCTGACCAGGCCTGATTCGAGGTATAAGATCAAGCGGAAGGTCGACGGTCGGCCGATTGTTCTTGGTTTCACTGACAACTTGGAGCCGCCAGGTGGCCTGCAATACGGAATTATCGAGTTGAAAGGCGCGTCCTTGCCGGGAGAGTCGGATTGGAATTCAAACTCTGTGTTTTCGTCGTATGGGGTGGCACGGAGATGGGTGATTTCCTTCATGCCTGCCCAGCTTGCGGCGTTGGGTTATCGTATTGACTTGATTGAGGATGTGAGTCTTGTGTTTGAAGGTCTCCAGTATCGAGATATGCCAAATGAATTCTCTCTGCTTCGCGCGCAAGCAATTGTTGAGACTGGTCAATTGCAGAGGGCCGTATTTGCTATGGGAGGCATGGCAAGACGCCCACCTCGTATGGCTGAGTACGTCCTGACGGAAAGTGAGCTGGGCTCGCTGGCTGGAAAGAGATTGAAGCGATTGTTCGTGTACGTGGTTTCAACCGAGGCGGTCGCCCCGACGATTGCGCGGCTGACGTTTGCTGATGGTCGTTCTGCGGGCGCCACTCTGGCGGTGCTATCGGACGGGAGGAGCCTTGGGGGGGTGTTCTCGGAGGGGGCCGGTCTGCCGAATGGAATCCCTGTGGATGGTTCAATTCGAGTTCAGTTGGGCAATACTCCATCGTTTGATGTTTCAAACGTGCTGGTTGCGATTGAGTACGGACAGTAGCGGCTCGAAATGACTAAGCAAAAGGGAGGGGGCTCTGTGTCCATCCGTTTCTTTTTGGCCGGTATCGCGATCGTGTCCTTCCTGGGGGCTTGTAGTCGATCGGGTCGCGATGCGGGCACGGGTCTCGTGGATTCGGGTGGCACGCTGAGCGTCGCCGAATCGTTTCGTCTCCCGCAGGGGTGCGGAGACTCGGAAACTCTAGCGTGGAGCGAAGGGACTGCTAGCTGGTCCTGCGCGAAAGGGGCAGGAGGCGTTTCGGTTGGCGCCGGGCTCCTCGAGCGTCATGAAGGAGCCGAGACGCGGATCGAGGTCGACACAAGATCGCTCGATGCGCGATATGGACGAGTTGACAAGACTTTGGTGGTCTCAGGGTCGGGTACCCCAGTAGAGAACGGCGAAGCGCTCCTTCGCGCGTTCTCTGGCGTACTGGGGGCGTCGGCTGAGGCTCCTTACGTGATCCGGCTCACGGAGGGGACCTTTGAGATCTCCGGAGTCGTGACGATTCCCGGGTTTGGAACGATAGAGGGAGCGGGAGCTGACGCTACCCGCGTAATC
The Vulgatibacter incomptus DNA segment above includes these coding regions:
- a CDS encoding IS66 family transposase; this encodes MTEQVIPSGLPAPGLIAHALVSKFKDALPLNRLRGPYTRSGIDPPVSTLSD
- a CDS encoding IS66 family transposase zinc-finger binding domain-containing protein, coding for MVLRPILPLYHRRLPSAMTPSRARHRAEEAGAWVPPFPPEHPREVRTHEPPAAPRVCERCGKEKVKLGEKCSETLEFVAASFKVIREESPKLGCRP
- the tnpB gene encoding IS66 family insertion sequence element accessory protein TnpB, with the translated sequence MATSSPSSTARRSREEPLSRDRHGWLLIYKRLERDVFHMPHGPAVGTMHVEIEAAELPLMLKGAACGDGPAGRHL
- a CDS encoding LamG-like jellyroll fold domain-containing protein; protein product: MSDREPEVSIGWNSSGLLVGHRGGPPDQVGSNWSPTELARIIGRPDDPEGAERTGWSYGGIFSGERDGVRFDTPFTELSDLRSFTVEATFLASRVDERRPVVRGDNFALSIIEGEVEAAIVSAGHWWTVRWSDAPIRAGEWVTAQLFHSGESLSVIVNGVAAQALDAPRPVPGDQLFRIAVGPRQSERGGYPYIGPESPFIGVVQSAKVWVPIGSPASTVLDLTPKADGRLPEIDQQLTVQGDWNPSKLPYAPGHADAGTSFYFDQKGWLKLEDENGVLRSAFDSTLSMWIMTLDDSPSTIIRSNHLRVWSADGILRMEVGSQGTASIGRVLERGKWHHLTFTATIDRIRAYVDGVYRMDLNVGLPSGTDEYLIGADLLGEGLFSGYIEQVRMWDHIRIPRGPIALLEFDPWGAPVDYGRSTSNWTHHGGYLGGPGPSKYEPLPGVARLNRSTFRRYCPMNLEGAHTLMIDLTLAEPPDIPGLPTRVPLWQGGNFSLGVADGRLRLIVDGTETVGTIPFEYGVRAEVVVVFDGWNAEVYVNGELDSRARVGRGWFFGMSDDCSVGGFDGLLFRAGYWNEAVRPVDPINTHRALLAGALSPEAIMLRPSSDDLEWTSGMKEHPAAAFLVFKDVQPAEAEQPPR